Genomic segment of Candidatus Limnocylindrales bacterium:
ATTCAGGATGCCAGTTGGTTAAAAAGGAAAGTGGCGCAATTTTGTATGCCCATCGGAATGAAGATAGCGGATATGAAACTTCAAAAGAAGATTATCCCTCTTCAGTGGAAGGCTCTATATGCACTGGCCCATTTCCTTATGTTTCGGGCTTTAAAAGATCGGTTCGGCTTAACCTTCCTTCGAAACGTTTACACCGGGGGCGCTGCTCTGGGACCTGATGTATTCAAGTTTTTCCAGGCTATTGGAGTCAGAATCAAACAGATTTACGGTCAAACCGAGATAGCCGGGATCTCGGTCGTCCACCGCAATGATGATATCAAGCTGGAAACGGTCGGTTTACCTATTCCCAATACCGAGATAAGAATTTCGGATACCGGTGAGATTTTATCCCGAAGCCCCAGTGTCTTTTTAGGTTATTACAAAGACCCGGAGGCCACTGCCAAAACCCTGGCCGGGGGATGGCTCCATTCAGGGGATGCGGGGCTTATCGATGAAGATGGGCATCTGGTTGTCATCGACCGACTGAAAGATGTCATGCAGCTTACTGACGGAACCAAGTTTTCTCCTCAGTTTATTGAGAACAAGCTTAAATATAGTCCTTATATTGCCGAAGCCGTGGTCATCGGTAAAGGCCGGCCTTATGTTACCGCTTTAATCAATATGGATATGGCTAACACCGGAAAATGGGCCGAAGATCATCGGATCACCTATACGACGTTTACGGACCTTTCTCAAAAACCGGAGGTGTACCGTCTAATCGAAGAGGAGATCAGGCGGGTTAATCGAGAGTTACCCAAAGCGGCCCGGATTCACAAGTTTGTAATGCTTTACAAAGAACTGGATGCCGACGACGATGAATTAACTCGAACCCGAAAGCTCCGCCGGAGTTTCATAGAAACCCGTTATAAACCTCTTATCGAAGCCATGTATGAAGATCGTTCGGAAATCCAGGTAGAGGCCGAAGTCAAATACCGAGACGGTCGGGAAGTTCTACTTCAAACGGTTATTAAAGTAGGAGTTTTAGAGGAAGGATGAGGAAAGTGTAGGAGTATGGGAGTATAGGAGAATATACTTCCATACTTCCATACCCCCACACTCCCATACTCCTATACCTTTAAAATACATGGATTTCTTCCTTCAACTGGTTGTAAACGGAATAGTAGTCGGAAGCATTTATGCCCTGGTTGCGTTGGGATTTGTTTTGATCTATAAAGCTTCCGGGATTCTCAACCTGGCCCAGGGAGAGTTTCTCATGGTCGGGGCTTATATTTTCTTTGCCATTGTTGATCAATTCCATGTACCCTTGCTTCCGGCCTTTTTTTTAACCCTCCTTTTCTCGTTTATATTAGGGCTCTTGATAGAGCGATGGGTTCTCAGGCCTTTGATAGGAGAACCGGTTATATCTGTCATTATGGTCACTTTGGGACTTGCCAGTGTACTACGGGCCCTGGTCCAGGCCTTCTATGGTACGGATACACGACCCTTTCCTGAGTTTTTTTCTCAAAAACCCGTCAATCTATTGGGAATTCCTGTCGCGACCAGTTATATCGGAAGCTTTATCTGTGTAAGTTTGTTGGTCGTTTTATTTTCCATATTTTTTAAATATACCAAAACGGGTATTGCCATGCGGGCCACGGCCAGTGACCAGCAAGCTGCCATGTCCATGGGAATTAGTATTAAAAGGATTTTCGCTATTTCCTGGAGTATTGCCGCGGTGGTTTCAGCCATAGGAGGCATTCTCCTGGGAAATATTCGCGGAGGAATAGATGGATCCCTGGTTTTTCTCGGTTTGAAAGTGATCCCGGTCGTTATCTTAGGGGGTCTGGACAGTATTCTTGGAGCCATTTTAGGTGGACTCCTGATAGGAGTTTTTGAGAACCTGGCCGGAGGTTATTTAGATCCTTTCTTTGGGGGAGGGGTTAAGGAAGTAGCCCCCTTTGTTATTCTGGTTTTAATTTTAATGATTAAACCTTATGGATTATTCGGGACCGAGGAGATAGAGCGGGTGTAGTACAAAGAAGCAAGGGCAAGAAGCAGGAGTAAAAAATTCTTGTTTCTTGCTTCTTCCATTTCTCCAACTTATGGTAGCAAAGTGCGGAGATTTTAAGCGCAGCTATTCTGAAGACGAGGCCATCTTCGAGACCCGTTTTGTACGAGCTTGTGTGGTAGGATGGATTATAGTCCTTTTTATTTTTCCGTTTCTTGCCAATAGTTATCTTCTGGATGTAGCCAATCAAATTGGTGTTGCGATTATCGGTGCCATAGGGTTGAATATCCTGACGGGATTTACCGGTCAGATTTCTATCGGTCATGCGGCTTTTCTTGCTATAGGTGCCTATACTTCGGCTATTTTAACCTCGAAAGTAGAATTTTCTTTCTGGATTTCACTTCCTCTGGCCGGTTTCATCACCGCTTTAATTGGTATGATTTTTGGCGTACCTTCCCTGAGACTCAAGGGGTTATATCTGGCCATGGCCACTTTCGCCGCCCATTTTATTACCGAATTTACTATCAATCATTGGGAAAGTCTGACCAACGGAACGGCCGGAATCCTGGTTCCTCCTCCGGCTATAGGTACCTTTCAATTTGATACCGATCAACGCATGTACTTTATTATTTTCATCACGGCGATTCTGCTAACCTTTTTTGCCAGAAACCTTTTTCGTACAAAAGTAGGTAGGGCCTTTATTGCTATTCGAGATCGAGATATTTCTGCGGCTGTTATGGGGGTTAATCTATTTAAATATAAGCTGCTGGCTTTTGCCATTAGTTCTTTCTATGCAGGGATCGCAGGCGCTTTACTGGCACACCACCGTAAAATTATCACACCCGAGAACTTTCCCATTTGGGAGGCTATTCGATATTTGGCTATGATCATCATAGGAGGTCTGGGGAGTATCTTGGGTTCCATTTATGGAGCCATTTTCATGATCCTGTTGGATGAGATCCTTAGAAATATCACCACCACCCTAAGTGGCATATTTCCCCATATGGTGGGTTTATTAGCTTCTTTAAGGGAAGGGGTATTCGGTGTAACGATTATTCTTTTTTTAATTTTTGAACCCGATGGACTCGCAGCACGCTGGTATACCATTCGAAGTTATTGGAAACTCTGGCCGTTTTCATATTAAACTTTCCTGACCTTCTGGATTGCCTACTCTTTTTAATTTGAATGAAATTTGTTGACAGGTTCCCCCCTGTTTGATAGCGTCTCATCTTAGATGATGCCGTTCCGGTATCTTCGATTCAGCTACCAGAAAGATAGGTCATAACCAGATTCTGCTGGTTTATGCCTTGATTTAACCAAATAAGGAGGAATTAAGAATGATGTCCGGATCTACAGGTAAACAGGGAAAAAAAACAGAGAATTCAAACAAGTTAGCCGAAGAGGATACGGTGGATAGACTGGGAAATATCGATCAGATTCGGGATATTATTTTCGGTCCTCAATTGCGTGAATATAATCGTCGATTTGAGAAGATAGAAACCAGTCTATCCTCTCTCCAGGAGGAGGTAAGATCTCGTATTGAAGAAACCAAAAATACCCTATCGGCAGCTTTACGTACGGCCGTTGAATCCCTGGAGAAGAAGATCAGATCTCTTAATGCCAATGCCCAGGAAGAGTGGGGTAATCTTCGGCAACAGCTTGAGCATATCGATAGAAAGTTCTCCAATAGCCTCGAAACCCTTAGCGGGGAAGTCGAGGCGAATACCAAATCTCTTCGGGAAGATCTTTCACAAACCCGAAGTAAACTTCAGGACGATATTCGAATTCTGAAGACTCAAATCTATGAGGAACTGGATAGACGGCTCTCTCTACTTGGGGATGTTAAAGTTTCCAGGGATGATATGGCGGAAATTCTCGTTGAGCTTGGGATGAGGCTAAGGGGTGTCGAGTCTTTTTCAGAGCCCGTCATGAAAATTAAAGGAACGGAGATCGTTCCTGCCCTGAAAGACGTGGTCCAGTCGGAAACAGAGGATGAATGATGGAGGATGAATGTAAGAACGATGAAGCGGTCCATGAGGAGATTATCCCTCTATTTCTCGATTACTTCTACATTCATCGTCCGGGGTTTAGATGGCGATATCAAAGAAAAGGCTATCCTACGGAAATGATCCAAAGAGTCTCCTCTCTGAAGTTATCGAGGCAGGGGATAACTCTGTAAGCGAGATTGAACGTTTAAGAACTCTACTTATCAAACCGGAGATTCAAGGATTATCTGAATTACGTCGCCAACTCACACATCTCCAACATCAAATCCAAAATCCCGAGAAGCTTATCCGTTTACTTCTGCCTGTGATTGCAGAACTTTTGAGCCGTAAAGTTGCCGAGTCGGGAGAACACCTGGCAAGTGTCCTGGCTCCCATTATGGATGAAGCAATACGGAAAAAAATCCAGCAGGATAGAGAGGCTATCACCAAAACTTTAGGTCCTATCCTCCTGGATGCCCTGAAGGATCAGATTCCATCATCCGAAAGGGAACTCGTTGAAATTTTAACTCCTGTCATCTCGAAAGCCCTTTTCCATCAGCTTAAGGAATCTTCCTGGGAAATAGTTACGGCTCTCGCCCCGGTCATGGAGGTTAAGATTAAAGAGCAACTGAATTCCCAAAGGGAGGAAATGGTTCATACCCTTTATCCGGTTATTGGGCGTGCTACCATTAAATATCTATCTGAGGTACTAAAACATTTTATTCAGGGAGTGAACGAGAGCCTCTATAATTTTTTTTCAATTAAAAGGAGATCGCAAAAGGCTCGTTCTACATTATCTGAGCCGGATTCCACCTTAGCCGATTCCGGATTCACTTCTGCGCCTTCCCCTTATCCTCTACTTATCATCACCTTCGTACTTCTAAGCCTGCTTTTCGTTCCCTGGGGCATATATTGGCAGAAAAACAAAGTGGATCGTTATACCGAAGCTAAAATAGCTGGAGCTTTAGCTTCGGTTCCCGAGCTGACTCTACATCCTCTTACGGTGAAGGTCTACCGGGATACCTTCAAACTTTCTGGATGGGTTCCCAATGAGTATCTTCGTTTACGGGCGGAACAGGTGGCCCGGGCAGTTGCTCCGACTTTAAAGCTAAAAAATATGATTCGCGCGGTTCCTGCCGATCCTTTAATTGCAGCGGCTGAGGTGAAACGGGTAGCTTCTATGGTGAATGAGATTGAAGGTGTCTCTATTTCGGCGAGTTATCGGGATGGTTCTGTAACCATCGAAGGTGTTGTTTTATTTCCCATCGAAGAAAGGCTGGTTAAACCCTTTGAGCAAATTCCAGGGATTCGTAGCTTGCAGGTAAATGTCAGGCAGGGAAAACCCGGCCTTACTACCAGGATTTATTTTGATCCTGCCTCAGCCAGACTGAAGCCTTCCGAACTCGATAAAATAAGTCAGGTCAAGGAGTTTATGGATCAACATCCAAACTGGCGTCTCAAGATAATAGGCCACACAGATCTTAACGGTCCTATGGAAGGGAAACGTTCCCTGGCCTTGGGTCGGGCTGAGAATGTGAGAAAGGCTCTGATCCATTATGGAATCGAGGCCGACCGATTGCAGGTCGATGGAATTCCGGAACCGCCTTCCCATCAGGAGGCCGATCAATCCTTAAATCTGGGCAGATGTGTACGCTTTGAGCCTATAGAGCCGCCAGAGGAGCTGGTTTCGGGTTATCAAAGAAAATAACCATGTCCTTGACGCCTCAGAAAATGAACCTTGTTAAAGATCCCAGGGTAGATACAACCGACCCCATTGATCGCTAAATCGGGCTTAATGGCGTGATAGATAAAGCAGAAATAAATTTTAAACTCCCCTTTATAGAAAAGCTTCGAAATTTCGGGGTCTTGTGATAGATTCAAAATCTAAGATCCAAAAGATTTTCACTCTAAAGTAATAAAAATCCTTAGAGGGTAGGGGGGCTATGTGTCTGATAAAAGGGGAAGAAGGACAATGCCTTTTCTGGTTAAGAATAAGAATCAGATTCCAGGCGGTCCTTGTCGGCATGTTTCAAGAGATGACCTTGTGCCCCAAGGGCCTTCCTGAAGGATCCTTCTCAAGTTGAGAAGGTATAAGGTATGAGTATACTGATCATCGATGATTCTCAGGAGAGTAGACTCTTGCTCAAATCTATCCTGAAAGCTGCCGGATATACCGATGTCTTAACCGCCGGATCAGCCCATGAAGCCTTCAAGATTCTGAATTTGGATGGTGAAACAAAAGCCCCGACCCCTATTGATTTGATTTTGATGGATATTATGATGCCTGAAATCGATGGAATTGAAGCCTGTAAACGGATCAAGGCAAGGGAACATCTTCGAGATATTCCGATTATTATGATTACGGCTCTGACCGATGTAGAAATTCTAAAAACCGCCTTTGCTGCAGGAGCCATGGATTATATAGCTAAACCCCCCAATAAAGTGGAGTTATTGGCGCGGGTACGCTCTGCTTTAAGACTTAAGCATGAAATGGATGCCCGCAAAGCCCGGGAGCAGGAACTATTGGAAGTAACCCGGCAGCTTGAAGAGGCCAATCAAATCCTGTTACGGCTCTCTTCCTTGGATGGATTGACGGGTATTGCGAATCGTCGGCGCTTTGATGAGTTTCTCGATGTGGAGTGGCGGCGGGGTCTCCGGGAATCTGCCCCGCTCTCTTTAATTATGCTGGATATAGATTTTTTTAAAGCTTATAATGATGCTTACGGTCATCAAGCGGGTGATGATTGTTTGAAGGTTGTAGCGAATACCTTGAGCAATACGGTGAATCGACCCGGTGATTTGGTAGCCCGCTATGGAGGCGAGGAATTTGCCGTCATTCTACCCCGAACGCATCCAGAAGGGGCTGTTACTGTAGCAGAACTGTTGCGGGCTAAAGTTGAGGCTTTAAAGATACCCCATTCCCGATCTCGGGTTAGCGACGTGGTAACCATCAGTTTGGGAGTTTCTACAGTTGTTCCCAGACCGGGTTACTCGACGGCCGCGCTCATTGCCGCAGCCGATCAGGCCCTCTATCAAGCCAAACAAGAAGGTCGTAATCGGGTAAGGGTCCGATATCCTGCACCTTTCCCTGATTATACACTTCCAGAATCCGGGAAGATAACGCCATGACCCCAGATGATCCCATAAAACAAAATAAAAAAATCGTTGTCTATATAGATGCAGAGCTTGAAGAGCTTATCCCTGGCTTCTTTGAGAATAGACGTAATGATATAAAGGCTATCCAGGAAGCTCTGGCAAAAGGTGACTATGAGACAATAAAAATTTTGGGGCACCGTATGAAAGGTTCTGGAGGAGGTTATGGATTCGACGAGATCAGCCAGATAGGCGGCTTCCTTGAACAGGCGGCAAAAAAACAAAATTCACAAGAAATCCAAAAAGGGTTGAATAAGCTTTTAACTTATCTTGAAAATGTGGAAATCGTTTATAAAAATTAATTAATATAAGGGAAAAAAGAGATTCCTTTTATCCTTCCAGAGAAGAAAATTCAAAGGAAAGGCTAAAAAATGGGAGAAAGGGATTTCGAAAAAACGACGAACGAAGTTTCTGATTTTCAAAAATCTATCCGGTATCATCTTAAATATTCACTGGGAAGGAACTGGGAAAAAGCTTCCGGGCATGATCTCTTTATGGCTATTGCTTTAGCCACTCGAGAGTTAATGATCGACAAAATGATGGAAACCGAAGAGCGCTATCAGAAAGCCGATACGAAAAGGTTGTATTATTTATCCATGGAGTTTCTTATGGGCCGATCCTTAGGAAATAATCTCTACAATTTGGGGATTTTTGATCTTTGTAAAGAGGCCGCCGAGAAAATGGGGATTGATTTCGAAGAGGTTCTGGAACGCGGGGAATATGATGCGGCCCTGGGAAATGGGGGCTTAGGTCGTTTAGCGGCTTGCTTTCTGGATTCATTAGCTACTTTGGGGATGCCGGGATATGGATATGGAATCAACTACGAGTTTGGTCTTTTTAAACAAGAAATAGAAAACGGTTATCAGAAAGAAAAACCGGATCATTGGCTGAGGGAAAAGACCCCCTGGCAGATCGAGCGGGCCGATGAAGCCTGTATTATTCCCGTATATGGACGTATCGGTCAGGGACAGGGCCGAAATAGAAGTTATAATAGAAGTTATAAGGTGATGTGGACCGATTGGAAAACCTTAATCGGTGTTCCATATGATATGCCCATTGTAGGTTATGGGGGCAAGACGGTTAATTTCCTGAGATTGTACTCAGCCAAATCATCGGATGAGTTTGATATTCAGATATTCAATCGAGGGGATTATTTTAAGGCGGTAGAACAGAAAATCTCTTCGGAAATTGTTTCCAAGGTTCTCTATCCTTCAGACTCTGTGGAAGCCGGACGTGAACTTCGTTTGATTCAGGAATATTTCCTGGTAGCCTGTGCAATTCGAGATATTGTTTATAGATATCTAAAAACCCGCAATACTTTTGATCAGTTTGCTTCCAAGGTAGCCATCCAGCTCAACGATACCCATCCTGCCCTGGCAGTGGCCGAATTAATGCGGATCTTGATAGATGAATATGATGTACCCTGGGAAAAGGCCTGGGAAATTACTCAGGGAGCCATCGCCTATACGAATCATACCTTACTTCCTGAAGCCCTTGAAAAATGGGCATTACCCCTGATAGAACGGGTTCTACCCAGACATTTGCAGATTATCTATGAAATCAATCAGCATTTTCTAAAACAGGTAATTTCGGTTTGGCCAAACGATACCCATCGGATCAGTCGCATGTCGATCATTGAAGAGGGAGCCCCTAAACAGGTTCGTATGGCTTATCTGGCCATTGTAGGAAGTCATTCGGTCAATGGGGTTTCGGCCCTGCATTCTGAGCTTATAAAAACATCTTTAGTTCCTGATTTTTATCAACTCTGGCCGGAAAAATTCAATAACAAAACCAATGGAGTCACCCAACGTCGATGGTTATTGCAGGCGAATCCTTTACTGGCAAGATTGATAACTCACACCCTAGGAGATGACTGGATTACCAATCTGGATAAACTGAAGGATCTGGAATGTTATGCAGAAGATAAAGGGTTCCAGAGGGAATTTAGAATGATCAAATTAGCCAATAAAGACAGATTGGCAAAGATTATTCAGGACACCACGCAGATCCTCGTCGACCCGGATTCCCTCTTCGATATCCAGGCAAAACGCCTGCATGAGTATAAACGTCAACTGTTGAATGTCATGCATATTATTCATCAATATTTAAGCCTGGTAGAGGATGGAAGAGAGTTAACGGTTCCCAAGACTTATATTTTCTCGGGTAAAGCGGCTCCGGGTTATATAATGGCAAAATTAATCATTAAACTCATTCACAATGTCGGTGCGGTGATTAACAAAGACCCTAAGGTTAAAGGACAAATCAAAGTAGTATTTATTCCCGATTATCGGGTTTCGTTAGCTGAAAAGATCATTCCGGCAGCCGATTTAAGTGAGCAGATCTCCACAGCCGGTAAGGAGGCTTCAGGGACGGGGAATATGAAGTTTGCCATGAACGGAGCCTTAACCATCGGAACCCTGGATGGGGCCAACGTGGAGATGCGAGAAGAAATCGGAAAAGAGAATATGTATATATTTGGCTTGACCGCCGAAGAGGTGGATCGGATGAGAAAGACCGGTTCTTATAATCCCTGGGATTATTACAACAAGAGTCCGGTTATTCGGCGGGTTATGGAGAGTATCGGCTCGGATAGATTTTGTCCTGGGGAGCCCGGTCTGTTTCGGCCTATTTATAATAAAATTCTCTATAATGGGGATGAATATTTTCATCTGGCAGACCTGGAATCTTATATTTCAGTCCAGGAGGAAGCGGCCAAAGAATTTAAAAATCCAGGGCTTTGGACCAGGAAAGCCATCTTAAATGTGGCGCGGATTGGAAAATTCTCCAGTGATCGTACGGTTTCGGAATATGCTCAGGAGATATGGGGGATTAAGCCTGTATTGTAGCGATGAAGGTATCCAGTTTTAAAATCTCTCGGGGATCTGCCCTTCCCTTAGGGGCAACAGTTAAACGAAACGGGATTAACTTTGCGGTTTTCTCCAAACACGCCACCTCGGTCACATTAGTGATTTTTGCTTCAGGAATCAACGACCCCGTTGCCGAGTTTCCTTTAGATCCCAAGATTAATCGAACGGGGCACATCTGGCATATCTTTGTCCAGGGGATGGATCCCGGCTTACGCTACGGTTATCGTATGGATAGACGACTTCCAGCAGAGTCTTCAAATTCTGAAACTTCAAATTCCACCCCTTTAATCCATCGGTTTGACCCCAGCATCGTTTTGGTGGATCCCTATGCCCGGGCTCTTTCAGGGGGATCCATTTGGGGAGAGATTTATCTCCGTAAAGGGGATCAGGGCCCTTATGTGAAGCGGAATATCCGACGTTCCTTAATTATAAACAATGAATTTGATTGGGGGCCGGATCAACCCTTAAATATCCCTCTGGCCGATTCCATTATCTACGAACTCCACGTTCGAGGTTTTACCATTCATAATTCTTCTGGGGTCCAAAATCCGGGAACTTTTGCCGGGCTTATCGAAAAGATTCCATATCTTAAAGAGTTGGGAATTACGGCGGTAGAACTCTTACCCATCAATGAATTCCAGGAAACGGATACCGATCGGGTAAATCCCTTAACCGGGGAACGTCTCCTTAATTTTTGGGGTTATAATCCCATCTCTTTTTTTGCTCCTAAGGCCTCTTATGCTTCCAACGGTCGAAACGGTAATCAGGTAAAGGAATTTAAAGCCATGGTCAAAGCCTTCCATGAAGCCGGCATCGAAGTGATTCTAGACGTAGTATTTAACCATACTGCCGAAGGGGACGAGCGGGGAACTACCTTTTGTTTTAGGGGATTGGATAATGCGGTCTATTATATGATCGATCCCAAAACAGGAGCTTATTACAATTATTCAGGTTGTGGCAACACGCTCAACTGTAATCATCCAGTGGTCCGAAATATGATACTGGATTGTTTACATTACTGGGTAACCGAAATGCATGTAGACGGATTTCGATTTGATCTGGCTTCCATTTTAGGCCGTGGGGAAGATGGTTCCGTTTTGTCTAACCCTCCTGTTTTAGAAAACATTACCGCAGACCCTGTTCTGGCTAATACCAAACTTATTGCAGAGGCCTGGGATGCGGCCGGCCTTTACCAGGTAGGAAGCTTTCCAGGCGGAGCCTCTCTTTCGGCCTTTAATCGCTGGGCTGAATGGAACGGGAAATTCCGGGATGATATACGAAGATTTATCCGGGGAGATCCGGGTATGGTCTCAGCCCTGGCAACTCGACTGGTAGGTAGTCCAGACCTTTATCAAGGGACCGGACGTGCCCCTTATCACAGCATTAACTTTGTAACCAGTCATGATGGATTCACTCTGGCCGACCTGGTTTCTTATAACCACAAGCATAATGAGATGAACGGAGAAAATAACTTAGATGGCTCTAATGAAAATTTCAGTTGGAATTGTGGGTGGGAAGGACCTTTACCCCCTTCTTGGAAAGGGGAAAAGAAATGGGAAGAGATTCATACCCTTCGCCTTCGTCAAATGAAAAACCTGGCTACCCTTCTCCTGCTTTCCCGAGGCGTGCCCATGATTTTGGGTGGGGACGAAATGGGACGAACCCAACAGGGTAATAATAATGCTTATTGTCAGGACAATGAAATAAGTTGGGTCAATTGGGAATTTACAAAACTCCATGCGGATTTGCTTCGATTTTTCAAACTCCTGATTCGATTTCGTAAAAAACACGAGGTTTTGAGGGTTAAAAGCTTTGATGAAAGTAAACCTGACAAATGGGGAAGCATATCCTGGCACGGTATCAGACTGGGACAACCTGACTGGTCCTGGGAATCACGATCCCTGGCCATGCATATAAACGGAGGCCTTCACGATGAAGATATTTACATAATTATGAATGCCCACTGGGAAGGCCATGAGTTTGAACTTCCTCCCTTCAATAAAGGACGGAATACCCGTTGGGGATGGTTCCGGTTTATTGATACCTCCCTTGAGTCTCCCTTTGACATAGCCGAAGAGGGCAGAGAAGGGTACCTGGTAAACCAGCATTCCTATCCGGTTGGCCCTCGTACAGTAGTTGTATTGGTGGGTAAAAGATTGTAGGACGAATCGCTGATTCGTTTTTACGAAACAGCGTTTTGCGCTACAGCGTCGATACTATGAACCAGCTAACGAGTAAAGATCAGGTCGAGAAGCCAGACAGACTCCATCAAATTCGAGATATTATTGTTGGCCCTCAACTCCGGGAATTGAATCGTCGGCTTGAAAAAATAGAATCGGATCTGCTCACCCTTCAAGAAGAAATGCACCATCGGATGGATGAAACCCGAAATGCACTCTCTAAAGAGCTACATATAGCCGTGGAATCCCTCGTCAGGAAGATAGGATCCCTTAGCCTGGCTACCCAACAAGAATGGACCGACCTTCGCCAACAATTTGAACAGACCGAAGCCAGGCTCTCCGACCGCCTTAAAACCCTGGACAGGGAAGTAGATGCCGGTACAACATCCCTACGGAAAGAGTTTTCACAAACTTTAGATAAATTTCGGGAAGAAATGCAACATTTGAGAATTCAGATTCACGAGGAGTTGGATAGGCGGCTCTTGGTACTTGAAGAGGCCGGGATTTCTAAAGATGAAATGGCCGAAATCCTTTTCGAGCTCGGTATGAGACTCAAAGGAGCTGAGTTCGTCAGTGACCCGTCTTACTCACCCATCGTGTAATTCTTAAGTAAGGAGGTATGGGGGTATGGAAGGTATGGGCGTGTGGGGGTGTGGGGGTATGGGAGTGTGGGAGTATGGAAGTATAGTCTTCCACACTCTCACACTTCCATCCCTCCACACTTCCACACTCCCACACCCCTATACACCTTTACTCAAGGAGGTATGATCATGAGAAAACTGCAGATTCTTCTGTTTGTTTCGTTCATCTTGCCTATAACGGGGGGTTTTGTCCTTTTCTCGGAATCTGTAAAGTCCCAAGAAACTCTTAAAGTGGGGGGTCTTTTTGATCTGACCGGGGTTACTTCGGAGGTAGGTAAACCCTTTGCTCAAGGAGTTCGGGATGCGGTGGATTGGGTTAATCAGCAGGGAGGTGTCAACGGTAAACAGATCGAATTAATTCCGGTGGATTACAGTTATAAAATTCCCCAGGCCGTTGCAGCCTATAAAAAATTTGTTTCCCAGGATAAAGTTCTTTTGATCAACGGCTGGGGTACGGGAGATACCGAAGCCTTGAGAGCTGATGTCAATAAAGACAAGATCCCGTATATTTCCGCCTCGTTTTCTGCGCACCTCACAGATCCTTCCAAAACCCCTTACAATTTTTTCGTAGGGGCCGATTATTCCACAGAATTAAGGATTTTTCTCAAGTGGATTAAGGATAACTGGAAGGATACATCTCGTAATCCCAGAGTAGCT
This window contains:
- a CDS encoding branched-chain amino acid ABC transporter permease, whose amino-acid sequence is MVAKCGDFKRSYSEDEAIFETRFVRACVVGWIIVLFIFPFLANSYLLDVANQIGVAIIGAIGLNILTGFTGQISIGHAAFLAIGAYTSAILTSKVEFSFWISLPLAGFITALIGMIFGVPSLRLKGLYLAMATFAAHFITEFTINHWESLTNGTAGILVPPPAIGTFQFDTDQRMYFIIFITAILLTFFARNLFRTKVGRAFIAIRDRDISAAVMGVNLFKYKLLAFAISSFYAGIAGALLAHHRKIITPENFPIWEAIRYLAMIIIGGLGSILGSIYGAIFMILLDEILRNITTTLSGIFPHMVGLLASLREGVFGVTIILFLIFEPDGLAARWYTIRSYWKLWPFSY
- a CDS encoding branched-chain amino acid ABC transporter permease; this encodes MDFFLQLVVNGIVVGSIYALVALGFVLIYKASGILNLAQGEFLMVGAYIFFAIVDQFHVPLLPAFFLTLLFSFILGLLIERWVLRPLIGEPVISVIMVTLGLASVLRALVQAFYGTDTRPFPEFFSQKPVNLLGIPVATSYIGSFICVSLLVVLFSIFFKYTKTGIAMRATASDQQAAMSMGISIKRIFAISWSIAAVVSAIGGILLGNIRGGIDGSLVFLGLKVIPVVILGGLDSILGAILGGLLIGVFENLAGGYLDPFFGGGVKEVAPFVILVLILMIKPYGLFGTEEIERV
- a CDS encoding Hpt domain-containing protein; the protein is MTPDDPIKQNKKIVVYIDAELEELIPGFFENRRNDIKAIQEALAKGDYETIKILGHRMKGSGGGYGFDEISQIGGFLEQAAKKQNSQEIQKGLNKLLTYLENVEIVYKN
- a CDS encoding AMP-binding protein gives rise to the protein MNLTLPKLLAQNAKKFGDKKIAIREKEFGIWQEVTWKAYYENVKALSLGLISLGFERGDTLAILGDNRPEWIYTELAAQAAGGISAGIYPDSLPEQVQYITDHSDAKFIMVEDQEQTDKVLEVKDRLPKLKKIIVDDWKGLRHYRDPALIDFKQVQELGRELERKAPGLFEENLEKGSPEDVAILCYTSGTTGFPKGAMLCHRNLISMAMNLDQVDPAYETDNFVSFLPLPWIGEQMMSISWALVKGFTVNFPESVDTVRENIREIGPHLMFAPPRIWEKLCSDYQVRIQDASWLKRKVAQFCMPIGMKIADMKLQKKIIPLQWKALYALAHFLMFRALKDRFGLTFLRNVYTGGAALGPDVFKFFQAIGVRIKQIYGQTEIAGISVVHRNDDIKLETVGLPIPNTEIRISDTGEILSRSPSVFLGYYKDPEATAKTLAGGWLHSGDAGLIDEDGHLVVIDRLKDVMQLTDGTKFSPQFIENKLKYSPYIAEAVVIGKGRPYVTALINMDMANTGKWAEDHRITYTTFTDLSQKPEVYRLIEEEIRRVNRELPKAARIHKFVMLYKELDADDDELTRTRKLRRSFIETRYKPLIEAMYEDRSEIQVEAEVKYRDGREVLLQTVIKVGVLEEG
- a CDS encoding diguanylate cyclase, with amino-acid sequence MSILIIDDSQESRLLLKSILKAAGYTDVLTAGSAHEAFKILNLDGETKAPTPIDLILMDIMMPEIDGIEACKRIKAREHLRDIPIIMITALTDVEILKTAFAAGAMDYIAKPPNKVELLARVRSALRLKHEMDARKAREQELLEVTRQLEEANQILLRLSSLDGLTGIANRRRFDEFLDVEWRRGLRESAPLSLIMLDIDFFKAYNDAYGHQAGDDCLKVVANTLSNTVNRPGDLVARYGGEEFAVILPRTHPEGAVTVAELLRAKVEALKIPHSRSRVSDVVTISLGVSTVVPRPGYSTAALIAAADQALYQAKQEGRNRVRVRYPAPFPDYTLPESGKITP
- a CDS encoding OmpA family protein; this encodes MAISKKRLSYGNDPKSLLSEVIEAGDNSVSEIERLRTLLIKPEIQGLSELRRQLTHLQHQIQNPEKLIRLLLPVIAELLSRKVAESGEHLASVLAPIMDEAIRKKIQQDREAITKTLGPILLDALKDQIPSSERELVEILTPVISKALFHQLKESSWEIVTALAPVMEVKIKEQLNSQREEMVHTLYPVIGRATIKYLSEVLKHFIQGVNESLYNFFSIKRRSQKARSTLSEPDSTLADSGFTSAPSPYPLLIITFVLLSLLFVPWGIYWQKNKVDRYTEAKIAGALASVPELTLHPLTVKVYRDTFKLSGWVPNEYLRLRAEQVARAVAPTLKLKNMIRAVPADPLIAAAEVKRVASMVNEIEGVSISASYRDGSVTIEGVVLFPIEERLVKPFEQIPGIRSLQVNVRQGKPGLTTRIYFDPASARLKPSELDKISQVKEFMDQHPNWRLKIIGHTDLNGPMEGKRSLALGRAENVRKALIHYGIEADRLQVDGIPEPPSHQEADQSLNLGRCVRFEPIEPPEELVSGYQRK